A single region of the Arthrobacter sp. zg-Y20 genome encodes:
- the murC gene encoding UDP-N-acetylmuramate--L-alanine ligase, whose translation MNRLNPSDLGQVHFIGLGGAGMSAVARVLVAQGVPVSGSDAKDSPGLRALEALGATVYVGHDAAHVADADTVVVSTAIREQNPELAEARARGLRIIHRSVALSAAMGTQDLVAVAGTHGKTTTSAMVTVMLREAGLDPSFAIGGDVAALGVNAMHGTGPVFVAEADESDASFLNYSPRVSVVTNVEADHLDHYGTEEAVFASFDAFAALLPAGGLLIACADDAGASALAERSGAPRVLTYGYAATAGVRVSDTRAAGAGSVSTLHFTVDGTESQVELALQVPGAHNILNAAAAFAVALELGVDPQAAAAGLGTFSGAARRFEPRGSARGVQVFDDYAHHPTEVNAALKAARTVAGSHRVHVLFQPHLFSRTRNFAAEFAAALDLADTATVLDIYPAREDPIDGVTSELITSRLHVPGGYAGSADEAVAQVADNAGEGDIILTVGAGDVTALGSELVRRLAAGKAVHGR comes from the coding sequence ATGAACCGGCTCAACCCCAGTGACTTGGGACAGGTACACTTCATCGGCCTGGGCGGCGCGGGAATGTCCGCCGTGGCGCGGGTGCTCGTAGCCCAGGGGGTGCCTGTTTCCGGTTCAGATGCGAAGGATTCCCCGGGGCTGCGCGCGCTCGAGGCGCTGGGTGCCACGGTCTACGTCGGGCACGACGCCGCACACGTGGCGGACGCAGACACCGTTGTGGTCTCCACGGCCATCCGCGAGCAGAACCCCGAACTGGCCGAGGCCCGTGCCCGCGGGCTGCGGATCATCCACCGGTCGGTGGCGCTCTCCGCGGCCATGGGGACGCAGGACCTGGTGGCCGTGGCCGGAACCCACGGCAAAACGACCACTTCCGCCATGGTGACGGTCATGCTGCGCGAAGCGGGGCTGGACCCTTCGTTCGCCATCGGCGGCGACGTTGCCGCGCTCGGCGTCAACGCCATGCACGGTACCGGCCCGGTCTTCGTCGCGGAGGCCGATGAATCCGACGCGTCGTTCCTGAACTACAGCCCGCGGGTCTCTGTGGTGACCAACGTCGAAGCGGACCACCTGGACCATTACGGCACCGAAGAAGCGGTGTTCGCCTCCTTTGACGCGTTTGCGGCCCTGCTGCCCGCCGGCGGACTGCTGATTGCCTGCGCCGACGACGCCGGCGCCAGCGCGCTGGCCGAGCGCAGCGGTGCCCCGCGGGTCCTGACCTACGGCTACGCGGCAACGGCCGGAGTCCGGGTCTCGGATACCCGCGCCGCGGGCGCAGGGTCGGTCAGCACGCTGCACTTCACGGTGGACGGCACCGAATCCCAGGTGGAGCTGGCGCTGCAGGTTCCGGGCGCCCACAACATCCTCAACGCGGCGGCGGCCTTCGCCGTCGCCCTGGAACTGGGCGTCGACCCGCAGGCCGCCGCGGCGGGACTGGGCACCTTCTCCGGTGCGGCACGGCGCTTCGAACCACGCGGCAGTGCCCGGGGCGTGCAGGTCTTCGACGACTATGCGCACCACCCAACCGAGGTGAACGCGGCCCTGAAGGCCGCCCGGACCGTAGCCGGCTCTCACCGGGTGCATGTATTGTTCCAGCCGCACCTGTTCAGCCGCACACGCAACTTCGCGGCCGAGTTCGCGGCTGCCCTGGACCTGGCGGACACCGCCACGGTGCTGGATATCTACCCCGCACGCGAAGATCCCATTGACGGGGTCACCAGCGAACTAATCACCTCGCGGCTGCACGTGCCCGGCGGCTACGCCGGCTCTGCGGACGAAGCCGTGGCGCAGGTGGCGGACAACGCCGGCGAGGGGGACATCATCCTCACCGTGGGCGCCGGCGATGTCACGGCCCTGGGCAGCGAACTGGTCCGCCGGCTGGCCGCCGGGAAAGCCGTCCATGGCCGGTAG
- a CDS encoding putative peptidoglycan glycosyltransferase FtsW, whose translation MATTPTGSKRKPVLRRNPGAGSSNGTGAVSGTGGASSGAGRASSAPRPSSGRASAGGPSADRSSAGTSSAGKADRTATASRAAETTAAAAKPVSRRERFMVFLEGSGRLATGSSYYTILGATLALTAIGLMMVLSASSVESIAAAAGSDAGAATTFDLFLKQSMFAAAGVIAMLVLSRLTTRHYRVLAWPLYFLAIFLLILVLAIGKEVNGNKNWIEIGPITGQPSEAAKLAMAIWFAAVLSRKGRLLTEWKHALIPVVPGGGILIVLVMAGSDLGTVIIMGLIMVAALFFAGAPGRFLAALAAAAAFGALLMSALSGNRSGRISAWLKLDCGTGLCDQANAGMYALASGGWLGVGIGQSRQKWNWIPEAHNDFIFAIIGEEFGLLGTLVVVSLFAVLAIATVRVTMRHTDPFIRIACGAVLVWIIGQAAVNIAMVTGLLPVIGVPLPFISYGGSSLTFTLAAIGVLLSFARKIPESEPTAP comes from the coding sequence TTGGCCACCACGCCCACCGGCAGCAAGCGCAAACCGGTCCTGCGCCGGAATCCGGGCGCGGGATCCAGTAACGGAACGGGCGCGGTATCAGGGACTGGCGGGGCATCGTCCGGCGCCGGCCGGGCCTCCTCCGCACCCCGGCCGTCTTCCGGCCGGGCCTCAGCGGGCGGGCCCTCCGCGGACAGGTCCTCCGCAGGCACGTCCTCCGCAGGCAAAGCGGACAGGACCGCCACGGCCAGCAGGGCCGCGGAGACGACAGCCGCCGCCGCCAAGCCGGTCTCCCGCCGGGAACGCTTTATGGTTTTCCTGGAAGGCAGCGGCCGCCTTGCCACCGGTTCCAGCTACTACACCATCCTCGGCGCCACGCTGGCGCTGACGGCCATTGGCCTGATGATGGTCCTCTCGGCCTCCTCGGTTGAATCCATCGCTGCAGCCGCCGGAAGCGACGCCGGAGCGGCCACCACGTTCGACCTGTTCCTGAAGCAGTCGATGTTCGCAGCAGCCGGCGTCATCGCGATGCTGGTGCTCTCACGGCTGACCACCCGCCACTACCGGGTCTTGGCCTGGCCGCTGTACTTCCTCGCGATTTTCCTGCTCATCCTGGTGCTGGCGATCGGCAAGGAAGTCAACGGCAACAAGAACTGGATCGAGATTGGCCCCATTACCGGACAGCCGTCGGAAGCCGCGAAGCTGGCCATGGCCATCTGGTTTGCGGCCGTGCTCTCCCGCAAGGGGCGGCTGCTCACTGAGTGGAAGCATGCGCTGATCCCGGTGGTGCCCGGCGGCGGCATCCTGATTGTGCTGGTCATGGCCGGCAGCGACCTCGGCACCGTGATCATCATGGGCCTGATCATGGTGGCCGCACTGTTCTTCGCCGGCGCCCCGGGGCGGTTCCTGGCTGCCCTCGCCGCTGCCGCAGCCTTCGGAGCCCTGCTGATGTCTGCGCTCAGCGGCAACCGGTCCGGCCGAATCAGCGCCTGGCTGAAGCTGGACTGCGGCACCGGACTGTGTGACCAGGCCAACGCGGGCATGTACGCCCTGGCATCCGGCGGCTGGCTGGGCGTGGGCATCGGACAGAGCCGGCAGAAGTGGAACTGGATTCCCGAAGCACACAACGACTTCATCTTCGCCATCATCGGCGAGGAGTTCGGCCTGCTGGGCACCCTCGTGGTGGTCAGCCTGTTTGCCGTGCTGGCGATCGCCACCGTCCGGGTAACCATGCGCCACACGGACCCCTTCATCCGGATCGCATGCGGTGCCGTCCTGGTCTGGATCATCGGCCAGGCGGCAGTGAACATCGCCATGGTCACCGGCCTGCTGCCTGTCATCGGTGTTCCGCTGCCCTTCATTTCCTACGGCGGATCGTCCCTGACCTTCACCCTCGCCGCCATCGGCGTCCTGCTTTCCTTTGCCCGCAAAATTCCTGAAAGTGAACCAACAGCTCCATGA
- the murD gene encoding UDP-N-acetylmuramoyl-L-alanine--D-glutamate ligase, translating into MGGGTVSAPLEELTTWDADWSGLRVVVTGIGLSGFSAADTLVELGARVVVVDARDTEENRAKADTLRIVGATDILLGADAVASLPPVDGQAPDLVVTSPGFRPTHPVLAAAAEVGIPVWGDVELAWRVRIREGRKTAQWLAITGTNGKTTTVSMTESMLRAAGLRAIAAGNVGTPILDAIRDPEGYDAIAVELSSFQLHWTHSISPLASVCLNIAEDHVDWHGSYEAYMADKAKIYENTQVACIYNAEQYETEHMVEEADVVEGCRAIGFTTGVPAVSMVGVVEGLLVDRAFIEQRKDSAAELAAMADLGEYAPRHMVANALAAAALVRAYGVEPAAVREGLRAYSPGDHRIQAVARLGDILWVNDSKATNPHAASASLAAFSSVVWIAGGLSKGVGYDDLIAAHRDRLRAVVLIGAETRDLQDSLARHAPDVPVIRALGEQTGEEQTPVTSAEEIMVRAVAAAAAVAEAGDTVLMAPAAASMDQFTSYAHRGEAFIEAVAGYVGEQQENTTPGQVQTPKEP; encoded by the coding sequence ATGGGTGGTGGGACTGTGAGTGCTCCTCTGGAGGAACTGACAACCTGGGACGCTGACTGGAGCGGACTGCGCGTGGTGGTGACCGGCATCGGCCTCTCCGGCTTCTCCGCCGCGGACACCCTCGTGGAACTCGGTGCCCGGGTGGTTGTCGTTGACGCGCGCGACACGGAGGAAAACCGTGCCAAGGCGGACACCCTGCGGATTGTGGGTGCAACGGACATCCTGCTGGGTGCGGATGCCGTTGCGTCCCTGCCGCCGGTTGACGGGCAGGCGCCCGACCTGGTGGTGACCTCCCCGGGGTTCCGGCCCACCCATCCGGTGCTGGCAGCAGCCGCCGAGGTAGGTATCCCGGTGTGGGGCGACGTCGAGCTGGCCTGGCGGGTGCGCATCCGCGAAGGCCGCAAGACAGCGCAGTGGCTTGCCATCACCGGAACCAACGGCAAGACCACCACCGTTTCGATGACGGAGAGCATGCTCCGCGCAGCCGGACTGCGAGCCATCGCGGCCGGCAACGTCGGCACGCCGATCCTGGACGCCATCCGGGACCCGGAAGGCTACGACGCCATTGCCGTGGAGCTGTCCAGCTTCCAGCTGCACTGGACGCACTCCATTTCGCCGCTGGCCAGTGTGTGCCTGAACATTGCCGAAGACCACGTGGACTGGCACGGCTCCTATGAGGCCTACATGGCCGATAAGGCCAAGATCTACGAAAACACGCAGGTTGCCTGCATCTACAACGCCGAACAATACGAGACCGAACACATGGTCGAGGAAGCGGACGTGGTGGAAGGCTGCCGTGCCATCGGCTTCACCACCGGTGTTCCCGCCGTCAGCATGGTGGGCGTTGTCGAAGGCCTGCTGGTGGACCGCGCGTTCATCGAACAGCGGAAGGACTCGGCCGCCGAGCTCGCCGCCATGGCGGACCTGGGGGAGTACGCCCCGCGGCACATGGTGGCCAACGCACTGGCCGCCGCGGCACTGGTGCGGGCCTACGGCGTCGAACCGGCTGCCGTCCGTGAGGGACTGCGCGCCTACTCGCCCGGAGACCACCGGATCCAGGCGGTTGCCCGGCTCGGAGACATCCTCTGGGTCAATGACTCCAAAGCCACCAACCCGCACGCGGCTTCGGCCTCGCTGGCCGCCTTCAGCAGCGTGGTCTGGATTGCCGGCGGCCTGTCCAAGGGCGTGGGCTACGACGACCTGATCGCGGCGCACCGGGACCGGCTCAGGGCCGTGGTCCTGATAGGCGCAGAGACCCGCGACCTGCAGGATTCCCTGGCAAGACACGCACCCGATGTACCGGTGATCCGTGCACTCGGAGAGCAAACTGGTGAAGAGCAGACCCCGGTCACCAGCGCCGAGGAAATCATGGTCCGTGCCGTTGCTGCAGCGGCCGCCGTCGCGGAGGCCGGTGACACCGTCCTGATGGCTCCGGCAGCTGCGTCCATGGACCAGTTCACGTCATACGCCCACCGCGGCGAGGCTTTTATCGAAGCGGTTGCCGGGTATGTGGGCGAGCAGCAGGAAAACACCACGCCGGGACAGGTCCAAACCCCGAAGGAGCCCTAG
- the murG gene encoding undecaprenyldiphospho-muramoylpentapeptide beta-N-acetylglucosaminyltransferase, whose product MTQHPLSVVLAGGGTAGHISPLLAIADAVTAQRPDSRITVVGTASGMETRLVPAAGYELATIDRVPMPRRPSADLVKLPARLVRAVKQAGAILDAAQADVVVGVGGYVSTPVYLAARRRSLPVIVHEANARPGLANRVGARFAAVTGVAFEATSLPKATWVGMPMRREISSLDRNAARAGARAALGLKPDMPTLVVTGGSSGAASINRAVEQALPALAAAGIQTLHITGRGKSLLDAAGRPLAAPGYTQVEYVDGMETAYAAADLLLARSGAGTVCEISAVGLPAVLVPLPHGNGEQALNAEALVSAGGALTVADPLFTAEWISGRLIPLLADPAALDAMSRASSSLGIRDADQRMAAFILEASDRSKA is encoded by the coding sequence ATGACGCAGCACCCCTTGTCCGTAGTCCTGGCCGGAGGCGGCACCGCCGGGCACATCAGCCCGCTGCTGGCCATTGCAGACGCCGTGACCGCGCAGCGCCCCGACTCCCGCATCACCGTGGTGGGAACGGCGTCAGGCATGGAAACGCGCCTGGTCCCGGCTGCCGGCTACGAGTTGGCCACCATTGACCGGGTGCCCATGCCCCGCCGTCCCTCGGCGGACCTGGTGAAGCTCCCGGCCCGTCTGGTGCGTGCCGTGAAGCAGGCCGGTGCGATCCTGGACGCTGCACAGGCCGACGTCGTCGTGGGCGTGGGCGGATATGTTTCCACACCGGTGTACCTGGCGGCCCGCCGCCGCTCACTGCCCGTGATTGTCCATGAAGCCAACGCCCGTCCTGGCCTGGCCAACCGCGTGGGCGCCCGCTTTGCCGCCGTCACCGGGGTCGCCTTCGAAGCCACCAGCCTGCCGAAGGCCACGTGGGTGGGCATGCCGATGCGACGGGAAATCTCCTCGTTGGACCGGAACGCTGCCCGGGCCGGTGCCCGTGCCGCGCTGGGACTGAAACCGGACATGCCCACACTGGTGGTCACAGGCGGGTCCTCAGGAGCCGCCAGCATCAACCGTGCCGTGGAACAGGCCCTGCCGGCACTGGCAGCCGCCGGGATCCAAACCTTGCACATCACCGGCCGCGGAAAGTCCCTGCTGGATGCGGCCGGCCGGCCGCTGGCCGCCCCCGGCTACACCCAGGTGGAGTACGTGGACGGGATGGAGACCGCCTACGCGGCAGCGGACCTGCTGCTGGCGCGCTCCGGCGCAGGCACGGTCTGCGAGATCAGTGCCGTGGGCCTGCCCGCCGTGCTGGTGCCGCTGCCGCACGGCAACGGTGAACAGGCACTGAACGCCGAAGCCCTGGTCTCTGCCGGCGGTGCGCTCACCGTGGCCGACCCACTCTTCACAGCCGAATGGATATCGGGCAGGCTGATACCTTTGCTGGCCGATCCGGCAGCACTGGACGCCATGTCCCGGGCGTCGTCCAGCCTGGGAATCCGTGACGCGGACCAGCGGATGGCGGCATTTATTCTCGAAGCAAGCGATAGGTCAAAGGCATGA
- a CDS encoding FtsQ-type POTRA domain-containing protein, producing MAGRKRPGGDAEIITATRALDPRDEITHAPGNGARGAGRTGGAKGAPRPAGTVLAFPEPPRKRRRRIVWITAVSALAAVALFFVFLVYSPVLALKTVVVEGTVLLPREQAEAALEPLKGQTLPTISDGDVEALLRDRPEIEKIDVAAQPPSTLVVTVTERVPVAVLQDGPQLALIDEQGRRLAAAADRAAVPLPLIDGGAEAVNAQVFPSITSVLAALPTNVLALLESASAQTVDSVELKLASGQTVFWGSADDNAAKARVLEALMRMAPTDPPVQVYDVSTPDRPVTR from the coding sequence ATGGCCGGTAGGAAGCGCCCCGGAGGCGACGCCGAGATCATTACCGCCACCCGGGCGCTGGACCCTCGGGACGAAATTACGCACGCCCCGGGCAACGGGGCAAGGGGAGCCGGCAGGACCGGCGGGGCCAAGGGTGCCCCCCGCCCGGCAGGCACCGTCCTGGCCTTTCCCGAGCCTCCGCGCAAGCGCCGTCGCCGGATCGTATGGATCACTGCTGTGTCCGCGCTGGCAGCCGTGGCCCTGTTCTTCGTTTTCCTGGTCTATTCGCCTGTCCTGGCGCTGAAGACCGTGGTGGTGGAGGGCACGGTACTGCTGCCGCGCGAGCAGGCCGAAGCCGCGCTCGAGCCCCTGAAAGGGCAGACGCTGCCCACCATTTCCGACGGGGACGTAGAAGCGCTGCTGCGGGACCGCCCGGAAATCGAGAAGATCGACGTCGCGGCCCAGCCGCCGTCCACACTGGTGGTCACCGTCACCGAGCGCGTTCCGGTGGCCGTCCTGCAGGACGGTCCGCAGTTGGCGCTGATCGATGAGCAGGGCAGGCGCCTTGCAGCCGCTGCTGACCGGGCGGCGGTGCCGCTGCCGCTGATCGACGGCGGTGCCGAGGCTGTGAATGCGCAGGTTTTCCCCAGCATCACCTCGGTGCTTGCCGCGTTGCCGACCAATGTCCTGGCCCTGCTGGAAAGTGCTTCGGCCCAGACCGTGGACTCCGTGGAACTGAAGCTGGCGAGCGGGCAGACGGTATTCTGGGGGAGCGCCGACGACAATGCGGCCAAAGCGCGTGTCCTCGAAGCGCTGATGCGGATGGCACCGACGGATCCGCCCGTGCAGGTCTACGACGTGAGCACTCCGGACCGGCCGGTTACCCGCTGA